From one Gossypium hirsutum isolate 1008001.06 chromosome D08, Gossypium_hirsutum_v2.1, whole genome shotgun sequence genomic stretch:
- the LOC107918208 gene encoding protein RALF-like 33: protein MANTSSFLLGVSLVLTTLLIDTSLTVYSSGLVETEGSGFQGWMAECMAMGELEMESEISRRALESNTRYISYGALQGDTVPCSRRGASYYNCQPGADANPSDRGCSAINRCRH, encoded by the coding sequence atggctAATACCTCTAGTTTTCTCCTTGGCGTTTCATTAGTCCTCACAACACTGCTCATCGACACCTCGTTGACCGTCTACTCGAGCGGCTTGGTTGAGACAGAGGGCAGCGGCTTTCAGGGCTGGATGGCCGAGTGCATGGCGATGGGTGAGTTGGAGATGGAGTCCGAGATTAGCCGGCGCGCATTGGAAAGCAACACTCGGTACATAAGCTACGGGGCTCTGCAAGGGGACACCGTGCCCTGCTCTCGAAGGGGTGCGTCCTACTATAACTGTCAGCCAGGGGCTGACGCTAACCCTTCCGACCGAGGCTGCAGTGCCATCAATCGTTGCCGTCATTAG